The sequence CTCATATGGAGCAAAACTTATCACTCAAAACGAACGAAAGACAATGCATTACTGATCATTCTTCTTATCGACGGCTTGTTGGGAGACTAATCTACCTGACCATCACGCGCCCTGATTTGGTCTAGGCTGTCCACATTCTTAGTCAATTTATGGAGAAGCCTCGAACTCCATATTTGGAGGTAGCCCACCTAGTCTTACGATAAGTTAAGCATACACTAGGGCAAGGTATTTTTCTCTTTGCAAGAAGTCTAATTCAACTGAATGCTTTTTGTGATGTGGATTGGGCCAGATGTTGTGACACATGTCATTCTACCATCGGATACTGTGTATTTCTTGGAGAATCTTTGATctcctggaaaagcaagaaacaaaacacCGTGTCACATTCTAGTGCAGATGCGGAGTAGCATTCAATGGCGACAACTTGTTATGAAGTCACTTGGCTGAAATATGTTTTACAAGACTTGGGTATCAAACATAAACATCCAGTTAAGTTATATTGCGATAATCAAGTGGCACTTCACATCGCTTCGAATCCGGTCTTTCACGAAATAACCAAACACATAGAAATTGACTGCAACCTTGTACGAGAAGGGGTTCAAAGTGGAATGATCAGGACATCTCACATTTCAACCATGAAGCAACCAGCCGACATCTTCACAAAGCCACTGAGCTTACATCAGTTTACAACTTTGCTTTGCAAGTTAGGAATAATAAACATCCATTCTAACTTGGGGGGAGTGTTGAGTAAACCAAAGTCTGTCTTCAGTCCCTTGAACCAAAGTCTGTCTTCAGTCCCTTTATTTAAAGAGTCCATTTCCTTGATTACTGTACAGTCATCTCAGATTGCTTTTCATCTACTTAGTAGTCTAACTCACATAATAGCTTGTATAGGCCTTAATTTCAGGATCTTGATTGATCCATGTATCTATATAAGTCTCTCTTTGTACCAATTATTTTTAACTCAATTAATGAAAACAAGTTACATAGCAGGTTTtcacaataaggacaaaataaatagtaaagtgaatagtacaaggattaactttttagtgtaaaaatatggtttttcgctaaaatgaacaataccgagagcttttcattaaagttccctataatataatcattttttaattttttttatattttattttagggtaaatcgccaaaatggtcattgagatttgcataactcatcactttggtccctgagattccaaatcgataaaagtggtccctgagattgtccaccatccatcattttggtcattctgttaaaaactccgttaagtgtcccggagctcttggccggaagtttgggcaattttcaaagcttcgtaactcaatcgtttcttaatcaaattcgacccataatatatcaaaatgaagataggaaagtgtagaataagattataccaaAACGGAGATATAGTATAGcttcgaaataggtataatcttattctacactttcctatcttcattttgatatattatgggtcgaatttggttaagaaacgattgagttacgaagctttaaaaattgcccaaacttttggCCAAAGGCtttgggacacttaacggagtttttaacggaataaccaaaatgatggatggtggacaatctcaagaaccacttttatcgatttggaatctcagggaccaaagtgatgagttatgcaaatctcagggaccattttggcgatttacccttTTATTTTATAGTTCAATTTTTACTTTTAGACCTGAGCCATGAATTTTTGTCCACAATGTAATGAGAAATGTTGGCTCACATATAATGTAATCGCATCGGTGTTTACTGTTTAGTATTGTAACTTCGTAACTTTTTTGTATGTGATGAGACATGCAATAATGTTATTTATGAGTTAAATATACTAAACCACACAAAAACCACCAAGCCTTTTAGTCCAACTAGTGATACTTTATGTGAAATAATTGCCAATTTTCCAAGCAAACAAAGAACCGTTTCTTCATCAAGGACTACCTTGAGTAGTCCATTCAGATGGCTTCAAAAATTGCCTCTTCTGCTAGTTATAaacattttataatttttgttgGTGTTTGGTCACCTGCTACTTGGTTGTATCTGATGAATGTGCTAATGGAGGTTCTTATTTGATTAACAGGTTGTCTAGCTTCTTGGGTTCAAGTCCTTCATAGAAGTACTTAAATATAAAACAACCAACTTATAACACTTGCAACAGTAATTTTGTCCATGTTTAAGCTCAAAATCAAGATAAACATGATCCAAATGTcatcaagtgtatcttctttccTTATCCTTCCACATAAAAGGCTACAAGTATTATTGAACAAACACTAATCGGGCATGGCTCTCAGAAAGAGCTATTTTGAATTTGTTGTTAGATTCTGTTGGTGTGTCTCCTCCATCAAATGATTAAACTCTTGAAACAGGCAACAAGTTTTCTTCCCTTAAATCATAGGAATCATCTCCAAGAGGAGCATCAAATCTTCCTGCTTCTCCGTCTCAACCTTCAGTTTGGAAGGTCAACTAGAAATAGACTATTGAAACTGATGGGTGGCCATCACTTTGTGTTAAAGTGTTATTCcttaattttagggtttatgtCTTCTAGGAGATTTCTTGTAAGTTGTATCTAGGGCTACCCTTTTTCTCTCTAGCTTCTAGGAGATTTCTTGTAAGTTGTATCTAGGGCTAGCCTTTTTCTCTCTAGCTACTACTTTGTAGCTGTTTGCATTTGTTTATTGGGTAGATTTTTCCTTCCTTGCTTTGTCTCCTTTTTATGAGACTCTCCCTTGTAATTCTTTTTCATGAATGCATACACACTTTGTTGAACTTAAatctcaacatggtatcagagcaagaaCCATAGGTCCTGCCTCTGTTGTTCAATCCAttccattaaaaaaatatttctttctttcttggtGTCTTCTGCTCTTCGTTCACTGTCATGGCAGAAGACCAGACTTAAAGCCGAAGGCAGCAAGCTCGTCAAACACTTTATCTTCTAGTGTGATTCATGGTGAAATCAATCCAAATCTGCGCATGTGCTCAATGTTATTAAACGAGTTTAATTACCTACCATGGTCTCGCACCATCTCTCTTGCCCTAGGTGGAAGATCGAAGCTAGGATATGCCAATGGAAGCATTAAAGCACCTGAACCATCCTCTACATTGTATGGTGCATGGCATGCAAACAATCAGCTTGTTATGTCCTGGATACTTAACTCTATGGAACCTAAGCTGTCTGAACTCTTCAGTTACTTAGAATCCTCTCATGTTTTATGGGAATCTATCAAAAAGATGTATGGCAGCCAAAACAATGCTGCTCGTATATTTCAACTTAAGAAGGATCTCACTGGGCTAAGGCAAGGTGATCAATCCTTCGTGCAACACCTTGGGAGCATGAAGTCCATGTGGAACGAACTTGACATGTATCGTCCACATACAATAGATTTCGCTGCACTCCTCAAAAGAGCTGATGAAGACAAAGTGTTTCAACTTCTGGCAAGTCTTGGAGCAGAATATGAAGACCTTCGAAGTCACTTGCTGATGACTGCAGATCTGCCCTCGTTTAATAGTGTTTGTCAAGCTGTCCAACTGGTGGAAACTCAAAGAAAAGTCATGCACATTGAATCCAAGTCCAACTCTGAGGCAAGGGTTTTCACCAGCAATCATAAACATACTGGTGAAAAAAAATTTACTGGAAAGAAGGCAGATTGGAAATGTACCTATTGCAACATGAAATGGCACATAAGGGAAAAATGTTGGATCCTACATCCGGAGTTAAAGCCAAAGTTTGATAAGGAAGGAAGAATGATCAAAGAAGGCAAGGGAATTTTTCCAAAGGCTCTCAATTCAACTAGCTCGTTGACTGGTGGTTTACCAAACTTCACTGCAAATCCCATAGATTTGATAAATGAATTTGCAAGCTTTCTTCATAGGAGAGAAGGCACCACTGAGGAAGAGGAAGTGATCTTTAAAAATCCTACTACCATGCTTGGAAAATTTGCAGGCTTTTTGAATGAGACCACAACCCAAGACAATGTTTCAGGTATTATCTCTGCCCTTTCCACCGCTCTCAATGAAATTATGCATGATTGTTGGTTCATAGACTCAGGTGCCACATATCATATAACAAATAAGTCATCTTGCTTAGATAAGTTTCAAAATATGCCTGAGTCTTCACTTGTGTCTGTAGCAAATGGGAAAGTAGAACCTATTATGGGAAAAGGTAAACTAAACTGTTAAGTGATGAGATTGAGTCAACAGCTTTGTATGTGCCTTCATTTCCCTTCCAGCTTTTGTCCATAGGAAAACTCACAAACACACTAAATTGCCTTGCCATATTCTTTCCTCACAATGTTGTATTTCAGGATCGAGTCACCcagaagaagattggtgaagggTTTCTATTGAATGGACTCTACTATCCATCAAAGAAGCTCAAGCCTTTTAAGCATCATTTTGCCAGCCTAAGTCTTCCTTAAGAGTACCAACTTTGGCACCTTCGATTAGCCCATCCCTCAAAACCTGTGATTAACAaactatttccaaaattttGTAAAGCCACACATGAATGTGAAGTCTGTCAAATGTCCAAAGCTACTAGGCTTCCTTTTGTTTCTTCCAAGTCTAGAACCAGTAAACTGTTTGAGGTTGTTCATTCAGATATTTGGGGTCCTTCTCGTGTAGAATCATTTGATGGATATAAATATTATGCCACCTTTATTGATGACTATTCTTGTTGCACTTGGATTTACCTCTTgaaattcaaaagtgaattcctTGATGCTGTCAAAGACTTTCATCAATTAATCTTAAACCAATTCTCCTCTAAGTTAAACATTTTACAGTCGGATAATGGCACTGAGTATACATCCAACAATATGTCTAATTATTTGGGCAATCATGGGATTTTACATCAAACCAGCTGTGTTGGTACACCACAATAGAATGGTGTAGCCGAGAGAAAAAACCTTGACTTATTAGAGAAATCCAGATCTCTTAGGCTTCAAATGCATATTCCTAGAAAGTTTTGGTCTCAGGCTCTCCTCACTGCAGCCTACATCATCAACAGGTTACCTACCCGTGTATTGAATTCAAAATCACTTGTTGAAGTAATAAAGGGAAGAACTATTGACATCTCACACCTGAGAACTTTTGGATGCACATGTTATGTCCATATTCAAGCTGCACATCGAGACAAGCTCGATCCCAGAGCTGTCAAGAGTGCCTTCATGGGATACTCGAGCACTAAAAAAGGATACAAATATTACAATCCTCTTAATGGAAAGATTGGTGTCTCAAGGGATGTTCGATTTGATGAGAATGCTTTATTCTTTCACAAAAATAGCAGTGAAGAACCTCAGGGGGAGAACCTACTGGACATTTTTCCTCTGCCCACTCCAGCAAATCTACATGAATTCAATGTTTATCTCGATCACCACTTAAAACAACATGATGATGAGGAAATATCTCCTGATCAAGGAAGCTCAGGCACTACTCATCAACCTGTCTTGGCACCACGAAGAAACCCTACTCGTGACAGGCATCCTCCTCTAAGGCTGCAAGAGTATGTTACGTACACGGCAAGACATCCCATCTCCAAAGCCTTAACCTATAAAAAACTGTCACCATCCCATGTAGCCTTTCTACATCAGCTGTCCACTAATGATGAACCAAGAAATGTTAATGAAGCTGCTCACATTCCAGTATGGCAGAAAGTTATGAAAGAAGAGCTTCAAGCACTAAACAACAACCAAATATGGAGTGTGGTTGATCTTCCAAAAGGAAAA is a genomic window of Malus domestica chromosome 09, GDT2T_hap1 containing:
- the LOC139187786 gene encoding uncharacterized protein; amino-acid sequence: MEQELAALAANMTWSLQLLPSGKKSVGCKRVYKIKFQSNGSIERYKAHLVAKSYSQIEGLDYRKTFALVAKLTTVCLLLAVASVQQWHLYQLDISNVFLHGDIEEDVYMSLSPGFRRKGRHEFVNFINLCMGLSKPLVNGLSNSLVLIEMSVINNPRRPDLKPKAASSSNTLSSSVIHGEINPNLRMCSMLLNEFNYLPWSRTISLALGGRSKLGYANGSIKAPEPSSTLYGAWHANNQLVMSWILNSMEPKLSELFSYLESSHVLWESIKKMYGSQNNAARIFQLKKDLTGLRQGDQSFVQHLGSMKSMWNELDMYRPHTIDFAALLKRADEDKVFQLLASLGAEYEDLRSHLLMTADLPSFNSVCQAVQLVETQRKVMHIESKSNSEARVFTSNHKHTGEKKFTGKKADWKCTYCNMKWHIREKCWILHPELKPKFDKEGRMIKEGKGIFPKALNSTSSLTGGLPNFTANPIDLINEFASFLHRREGTTEEEEVIFKNPTTMLGKFAGFLNETTTQDNVSGIISALSTALNEIMHDCWFIDSGATYHITNKSSCLDKFQNMPESSLVSVANGKVEPIMGKAAHRDKLDPRAVKSAFMGYSSTKKGYKYYNPLNGKIGVSRDVRFDENALFFHKNSSEEPQGENLLDIFPLPTPANLHEFNVYLDHHLKQHDDEEISPDQGSSGTTHQPVLAPRRNPTRDRHPPLRLQEYVTYTARHPISKALTYKKLSPSHVAFLHQLSTNDEPRNVNEAAHIPVWQKVMKEELQALNNNQIWSVVDLPKGKMAVGSRWI